AAATTAAACGACCGAGCACATATATGTCAAGTCCTAAAATAAGATTGCAGGTACATACCACTCCACTTGCAGGTTACAACACGTAAAGATTTTATTTTGTGCTACACTTGCAGAAGACAATGTCGCGTGTCCTGTTTTGCATGAGTTCTTCAGCCGCATGTGATTAAGATTGACTCCATCCAGACCTCTTACGATGCTCCTCTGAAGTTGATACACCCGTTTAACCAAATTTTAGGGGAAGTTGCTGGCGTCTGTGCTTTGTGATCAGGAATTATCATGTGTTCATTTATTGTAGTGAATTCGATTGTGGGTTTGCTGGACAAGTTACCTGCTTGTTCTCGTATCGCATCCTTCACAGTATTCACCTCCGAAGCTACAGAAGATTTGCAGCTAATCCTGGCATGGACTCGTGTGAGGGAAGAGAGATGCTCGATGCCGAAACTCAAATTTCCATACATACACAGTGCTTCCCGTGCACTGAAATCGAGCGTCAGCCTCTGTAGCTCCTTCATGGCTCCTGTTGTGAACTCCAGCTCCGTCCCACCAGATCGGCATACGAGCGATAATACTCTCACACACTTAAAGCCATGGTCCACGCCGACTTTGCACCTGCCTTCTGGGTTCCATTTGAGTTGTGAGCTGAATCTTATGCCACCTGAAGAAACTAACTTGAGAAGGACTAGATGAGGCAAACCTCCCAGGGCACGGACAGCTTCATCTTCTAACTGAACAATTTCAATATCCAAGTGGGTAACGCTGACAAGAGAGGTCATCATGTGTGCACTCCGTCCGGGGACCGGAACCGAGATTTTTAGCTCAAATCTTCGGAGCTGATCAGATGGAGGGAACTCCAGCCGTATGTCAAGCAAATCAAAATTGAAGCAATCAAGTGATAGGCAAGTAAGCTTATTAGACCTTGTAACCTCCATGAGGAAAGTCCTGACACTCTTGTTATCATTAGATAAGTGTGATCCATCCAATCTTATGCCGAGGCCCCTCAGCCGCTCCGACTTCCTCAAGAGCTCAGCCACTGAATCGATTGACCTGTTACTGTAGACACCAACAGTTGATACTTCTTCTAATCCTTGCATTTGCAGGATTTCGCTAGGCAGTTTGATGGTGCAGTCAATTAACAGATGTGCCAACATTTTCTGTTTAGCTATAGAAGTAGGCAAAGTGCTCAGCTTTTTTGTCTTCCTCAAATTCAGGGTCTCCAGCTGCCCTAGCTCCCCGATTTCCTCTGGTAAAGAATCGATTGCAGTCTCTGCAACCCCCAGGTATCTCAACAGTACCAATCCCCCTATGCCTTGAAGATGGCGGCTTCTCAAATGATAAGTACCTTCCAGATCAAGTACTCTTAAAAGTTTGAAGGATGGAAGAACAGGAGTCCCATCGATTTTTCCAGAAAATGTGAGGGCCGAACGACCAGCCATCCCTTCAATATCACCCAACACAGAGATAGATCGCACTCTAGATAAGTGCATAGCAAATGACGCTAAGGTGGCATCTCtgtctttgtcattgttgttaaagCAATCCATCGAGAATCGCCGAACCATGTCTGTGATCAAATGAGAACCACCAACTGTAACAAAGTTGCCTTTGCTTGACAGAGAATTAATGAAATCAAGAACCACACCGTGAACGGTGCAACCCACAGGCTGGTCATCATCGTAGTTGAACACAGGCTCAATCAGTCTCCTGATGATGAGCTCTTTGAAGTAGAGCTGCCCTGTCTCCCACAAGCTCTTTTCGTCTGCTGTTCCTTTACCtccattttcatatcctatgatttCACCTCTCGTTTCTTCTCCTCCATCACCTCTCGTTTCTTCTCCTCCGTCACCTCTTACTTCCTGTGCTCTTCTTTCACCATCTTTTCGAGGGATAAATCTTTCAGCAATCCATAATCGTATCAGACGATCCTTCTTGATGGTGCAACCTTCTCGAAAGACACTCAGGTACAACAAACAAGACCTCAAAGGCAAAGATAAAGCATCATAACTCATCTGCAGTATCTTCATAATCCCATCTGATTTGGAATATTGCTCCACTGCTGAGACAACAGATATCTTGGACTC
This genomic stretch from Hordeum vulgare subsp. vulgare chromosome 6H, MorexV3_pseudomolecules_assembly, whole genome shotgun sequence harbors:
- the LOC123402503 gene encoding disease resistance protein RGA5-like isoform X3: MQIMEGQPMVSYSAGSVNSVVYKLTKLKDCSIVTEGLHKDLMILLESFGQVVVLPSKMNWQVQVWMKMVRELVFDIEDWIDQMPVMPNTGDQQLDLEEEVKIFKARIEHACELCERCDLVIEVPSDLRDPASLPGHSQVTVASHILFEEKTTLVGMEVPMDELVKHLTGEHEKSLKVVSILGMEGLGKTTLGNEIYSKIRGNFECRAFVTLGRRPSIRETVQEILCQVNPSAEKKMNLKIDPRRGRGTAPDLKNLLAELSKYLATKRYFILVDGLWSIQAWKIINSALPNENNGSRVLTTTCISAVAQRCSVHPMDIYQIEPLNEEMSARLYLNLIRQKEWPADHAEVTKNMFEMCGGMPLALVLAAGLLASKCKELPESKISVVSAVEQYSKSDGIMKILQMSYDALSLPLRSCLLYLSVFREGCTIKKDRLIRLWIAERFIPRKDGERRAQEVRGDGGEETRGDGGEETRGEIIGYENGGKGTADEKSLWETGQLYFKELIIRRLIEPVFNYDDDQPVGCTVHGVVLDFINSLSSKGNFVTVGGSHLITDMVRRFSMDCFNNNDKDRDATLASFAMHLSRVRSISVLGDIEGMAGRSALTFSGKIDGTPVLPSFKLLRVLDLEGTYHLRSRHLQGIGGLVLLRYLGVAETAIDSLPEEIGELGQLETLNLRKTKKLSTLPTSIAKQKMLAHLLIDCTIKLPSEILQMQGLEEVSTVGVYSNRSIDSVAELLRKSERLRGLGIRLDGSHLSNDNKSVRTFLMEVTRSNKLTCLSLDCFNFDLLDIRLEFPPSDQLRRFELKISVPVPGRSAHMMTSLVSVTHLDIEIVQLEDEAVRALGGLPHLVLLKLVSSGGIRFSSQLKWNPEGRCKVGVDHGFKCVRVLSLVCRSGGTELEFTTGAMKELQRLTLDFSAREALCMYGNLSFGIEHLSSLTRVHARISCKSSVASEVNTVKDAIREQADASNFP
- the LOC123402503 gene encoding disease resistance protein RGA5-like isoform X1, yielding MQIMEGQPMVSYSAGSVNSVVYKLTKLKDCSIVTEGLHKDLMILLESFGQVVVLPSKMNWQVQVWMKMVRELVFDIEDWIDQMPVMPNTGDQQLDLEEEVKIFKARIEHACELCERCDLVIEVPSDLRDPASLPGHSQVTVASHILFEEKTTLVGMEVPMDELVKHLTGEHEKSLKVVSILGMEGLGKTTLGNEIYSKIRGNFECRAFVTLGRRPSIRETVQEILCQVNPSAEKKMNLKIDPRRGRGTAPDLKNLLAELSKYLATKRYFILVDGLWSIQAWKIINSALPNENNGSRVLTTTCISAVAQRCSVHPMDIYQIEPLNEEMSARLYLNLIRQKEWPADHAEVTKNMFEMCGGMPLALVLAAGLLASKCKELPESKISVVSAVEQYSKSDGIMKILQMSYDALSLPLRSCLLYLSVFREGCTIKKDRLIRLWIAERFIPRKDGERRAQEVRGDGGEETRGDGGEETRGEIIGYENGGKGTADEKSLWETGQLYFKELIIRRLIEPVFNYDDDQPVGCTVHGVVLDFINSLSSKGNFVTVGGSHLITDMVRRFSMDCFNNNDKDRDATLASFAMHLSRVRSISVLGDIEGMAGRSALTFSGKIDGTPVLPSFKLLRVLDLEGTYHLRSRHLQGIGGLVLLRYLGVAETAIDSLPEEIGELGQLETLNLRKTKKLSTLPTSIAKQKMLAHLLIDCTIKLPSEILQMQGLEEVSTVGVYSNRSIDSVAELLRKSERLRGLGIRLDGSHLSNDNKSVRTFLMEVTRSNKLTCLSLDCFNFDLLDIRLEFPPSDQLRRFELKISVPVPGRSAHMMTSLVSVTHLDIEIVQLEDEAVRALGGLPHLVLLKLVSSGGIRFSSQLKWNPEGRCKVGVDHGFKCVRVLSLVCRSGGTELEFTTGAMKELQRLTLDFSAREALCMYGNLSFGIEHLSSLTRVHARISCKSSVASEVNTVKDAIREQAGNLSSKPTIEFTTINEHMIIPDHKAQTPATSPKIWLNGCINFRGAS
- the LOC123402503 gene encoding disease resistance protein RGA5-like isoform X2, encoding MEGQPMVSYSAGSVNSVVYKLTKLKDCSIVTEGLHKDLMILLESFGQVVVLPSKMNWQVQVWMKMVRELVFDIEDWIDQMPVMPNTGDQQLDLEEEVKIFKARIEHACELCERCDLVIEVPSDLRDPASLPGHSQVTVASHILFEEKTTLVGMEVPMDELVKHLTGEHEKSLKVVSILGMEGLGKTTLGNEIYSKIRGNFECRAFVTLGRRPSIRETVQEILCQVNPSAEKKMNLKIDPRRGRGTAPDLKNLLAELSKYLATKRYFILVDGLWSIQAWKIINSALPNENNGSRVLTTTCISAVAQRCSVHPMDIYQIEPLNEEMSARLYLNLIRQKEWPADHAEVTKNMFEMCGGMPLALVLAAGLLASKCKELPESKISVVSAVEQYSKSDGIMKILQMSYDALSLPLRSCLLYLSVFREGCTIKKDRLIRLWIAERFIPRKDGERRAQEVRGDGGEETRGDGGEETRGEIIGYENGGKGTADEKSLWETGQLYFKELIIRRLIEPVFNYDDDQPVGCTVHGVVLDFINSLSSKGNFVTVGGSHLITDMVRRFSMDCFNNNDKDRDATLASFAMHLSRVRSISVLGDIEGMAGRSALTFSGKIDGTPVLPSFKLLRVLDLEGTYHLRSRHLQGIGGLVLLRYLGVAETAIDSLPEEIGELGQLETLNLRKTKKLSTLPTSIAKQKMLAHLLIDCTIKLPSEILQMQGLEEVSTVGVYSNRSIDSVAELLRKSERLRGLGIRLDGSHLSNDNKSVRTFLMEVTRSNKLTCLSLDCFNFDLLDIRLEFPPSDQLRRFELKISVPVPGRSAHMMTSLVSVTHLDIEIVQLEDEAVRALGGLPHLVLLKLVSSGGIRFSSQLKWNPEGRCKVGVDHGFKCVRVLSLVCRSGGTELEFTTGAMKELQRLTLDFSAREALCMYGNLSFGIEHLSSLTRVHARISCKSSVASEVNTVKDAIREQAGNLSSKPTIEFTTINEHMIIPDHKAQTPATSPKIWLNGCINFRGAS